In Clarias gariepinus isolate MV-2021 ecotype Netherlands chromosome 9, CGAR_prim_01v2, whole genome shotgun sequence, a single window of DNA contains:
- the si:dkey-56i24.1 gene encoding glycosyltransferase family 92 protein has protein sequence MKSIIPIKSSSHFAVSAFIDHRINKAIRVISIIKRNSTQPLYCLYCNNGQSCKFTKAEIDIHSDHFGFPFGASDVLCRGNHTQYATHIALTANAADEVSDINNLDFLPIKNRVSKESFKYNFTICISNLFGDYNNVLQFAQSMEMYKLLGVQRVVIYNTSCGSDLNKLLQHYEREGILEIVPWPIDQFLNPSAGWNATLHPGDLHYYGQLVTLNECIYRQMYQSKYVLLNDIDEIIMPYKYANLPLLMEDLRQKHKSATVFLIENHIFPKTQFEDSGKFVLPEWKNIPGINIMEHIYREPDRKNIYNPTKMIVNPRNMMQTSVHSSLKHTGDVYRVPLDVCRIIHVRTPAQWRLTKEQLFVDTRVWDFQQELIPNVDRALQLSGLIKSEVLFFLRGFKKLVSSTLA, from the exons ATGAAGTCCATAATCCCCATTAAAAGCTCAAGCCATTTTGCGGTGTCTGCATTCATTGATCACAGGATCAATAAAGCTATTCGAGTAATCAGCATAATcaaaagaaacagtacacaGCCACTTTATTGTCTATATTGCAACAATGGCCAATCATGTAAGTTTACTAAGGCTGAAATTGATATACACTCAGATCATTTTGGTTTCCCATTTGGTGCCTCAGATGTACTGTGCCGGGGCAATCACACCCAATATGCAACACACATTGCCCTTACAGCGAATGCAGCAGATGAAGTCTCTGACATTAATAACCTAGACTTCCTCCCAATAAAGAACAGAGTTAGTAAAGAATCATTCAAGTACAACTTCACCATCTGTATCTCAAATCTATTTGGAGATTACAATAATGTTCTGCAGTTTGCTCAAAGCATGGAGATGTACAAGCTTCTTGGTGTACAACGAGTTGTAATCTACAACACCAGCTGTGGTTCTGACCTGAACAAACTTTTACAGCATTATGAGAGAGAAGGAATTCTAGAGATTGTACCATGGCCTATTGATCAGTTCCTTAATCCATCTGCAGGATGGAATGCCACCCTGCATCCAGGAGACCTTCATTACTATGGCCAGTTGGTAACTCTCAATGAGTGCATTTATAGACAGATGTATCAGTCCAAATATGTTCTCTTGAATGACATTGATGAGATCATCATGCCTTATAAGTATGCTAACCTTCCATTGCTGATGGAGGATCTGCGACAGAAGCACAAATCTGCGACTGTATTTCTCATCGAGAACCACATTTTCCCCAAGACACAGTTTGAAGACAGTGGCAAGTTTGTTCTGCCAGAATGGAAAAATATTCCTGGTATCAATATTATGGAACATATTTACAGAGAACCAGACAGAAAGAACATTTACAACCCCACAAAGATGATCGTCAACCCCAGGAACATGATGCAAACTTCAGTGCATTCAAGTCTGAAACACACTGGAGACGTCTACCGGGTTCCTTTAGATGTGTGTCGGATCATTCATGTGAGAACACCAGCACAGTGGCGTCTTACCAAGGAACAGTTATTTGTTGATACAAGAGTGTGGGACTTTCAGCAAGAGCTGATTCCAAATGTAGACAGGGCTCTGCAGTTATCAGGATTGATAAAAAgtgaagttttgttttttttgagggg TTTTAAAAAGCTGGTGTCCAGTACACTTGCATGA